From a region of the Haloferax volcanii DS2 genome:
- a CDS encoding IclR family transcriptional regulator encodes MATNKPRTLEAVERSLELIEALVEEDSLGVTELSERTGLPTSTVYVHLQTLRENDYVVKEGSKYRLSLQFLHYGGKIRERLPVYRHGRKVVHDLAKETGELVNLAIEENGRGVVIFMARGDNAAVDLAPVGKHSYLHRPAFGRAILSCFSDEEVNDIVDKWGLRAVTENTIHTREALFEELEATRERGYAIERDEGDVGISCVGAPIQDIEGNPVGAISVTVPSNKLRDDRVEEELSHKILNGTNIIELKIEHA; translated from the coding sequence ATGGCAACCAACAAACCACGAACGCTGGAGGCGGTTGAACGGTCTCTCGAACTCATCGAGGCACTGGTCGAGGAGGACTCGCTAGGGGTGACGGAACTCTCGGAGCGAACTGGACTTCCAACGAGCACCGTCTACGTGCACCTGCAGACGCTTCGGGAGAACGACTACGTCGTCAAGGAAGGGAGCAAGTACCGACTCTCGCTTCAGTTCCTCCACTACGGGGGCAAGATTCGAGAACGGCTTCCGGTCTACCGACATGGACGGAAGGTCGTCCACGACCTGGCCAAAGAGACTGGCGAACTGGTCAATCTCGCGATTGAGGAGAACGGCCGCGGTGTCGTGATATTCATGGCACGCGGCGACAACGCTGCTGTCGACCTCGCACCCGTTGGGAAGCACTCGTACCTCCATCGACCGGCTTTCGGGCGGGCCATCCTCTCGTGTTTCTCCGACGAGGAGGTGAACGATATCGTCGACAAATGGGGGCTTCGAGCGGTCACCGAAAACACCATCCATACGCGTGAGGCGCTCTTCGAGGAACTCGAAGCGACCCGAGAGCGCGGGTACGCGATCGAGCGAGACGAAGGAGACGTCGGAATCAGCTGTGTCGGCGCGCCGATTCAGGACATCGAAGGAAACCCCGTTGGCGCGATCAGCGTGACCGTCCCCTCGAACAAACTTCGGGACGACCGCGTCGAAGAAGAACTCTCACACAAGATCCTCAATGGAACCAACATCATCGAACTCAAGATAGAACACGCATAA
- the pdxA gene encoding 4-hydroxythreonine-4-phosphate dehydrogenase PdxA: MTAVKRPLVGVTMGDPGGIGSEIIVEAAPEVTEDASLVVIGDADVIRHAVDQCDSDLSVEAVESVADVRSDPSTLFVLDLDNVASLTYGEIDEAYGRASLEYIERAIELAIVGDIDAIATAPIHKQATAQAGSEFAGHTGMLAAYTETDNYSMMLIEGGLRVTHVSTHVPLREACDLVTTENVLDTITVTNQGLHDLGIDDPTIAVAGLNPHAGEGGLLGTEDDDAIEPAVEQAREAGIDAEGPIPPDTVYVKAAAGAYDCVVSMYHDQGHIPIKMLGFDSTDTVSGVNMTVGLPIIRTSVDHGTAFDIAGQGIASESSMVDAIRTAARVAIERA; the protein is encoded by the coding sequence ATGACAGCAGTAAAGCGACCTCTCGTCGGCGTGACGATGGGTGACCCCGGTGGCATCGGAAGCGAAATAATCGTCGAAGCAGCACCCGAGGTGACCGAGGACGCAAGCCTCGTGGTCATCGGCGACGCGGACGTGATTCGGCACGCAGTCGACCAGTGTGATAGCGACCTGTCGGTCGAAGCGGTCGAGTCCGTCGCAGACGTTCGATCCGACCCATCGACGCTGTTCGTACTCGACCTCGACAACGTCGCGTCGCTGACCTACGGCGAAATCGACGAGGCGTACGGCCGCGCCTCGCTTGAGTACATCGAACGCGCGATCGAACTCGCCATCGTAGGCGACATCGACGCCATCGCGACGGCCCCGATTCACAAGCAAGCGACAGCCCAGGCGGGAAGCGAATTCGCGGGCCACACCGGGATGCTCGCGGCGTACACCGAGACAGATAACTATTCCATGATGCTTATCGAGGGGGGGCTTCGCGTCACGCACGTGAGCACACACGTCCCGCTTCGCGAGGCGTGCGACCTCGTGACAACCGAGAACGTCCTCGACACCATCACTGTCACTAATCAGGGGTTACACGACCTGGGAATCGACGACCCGACGATCGCCGTCGCTGGCTTGAATCCTCACGCCGGCGAGGGGGGACTTCTCGGGACGGAAGACGACGACGCCATCGAACCGGCCGTCGAACAGGCCCGTGAGGCTGGTATCGACGCCGAAGGGCCCATTCCGCCGGACACCGTCTACGTCAAGGCAGCCGCTGGCGCGTACGACTGCGTCGTCTCGATGTACCACGACCAGGGACATATCCCGATCAAGATGCTCGGCTTCGACAGCACCGACACGGTCAGCGGCGTCAACATGACGGTCGGACTGCCGATCATCAGAACGAGTGTTGACCACGGGACGGCGTTCGATATTGCGGGACAGGGAATCGCCTCCGAGTCCAGTATGGTCGACGCGATTCGAACCGCCGCTCGCGTCGCCATCGAGCGAGCGTGA
- a CDS encoding four-carbon acid sugar kinase family protein — MTELNAVVIADDITGANDTGSQFASRGYRTNVVFDPSAPTSCDVLVVDTETREAPPAAAYETVRAAVSQHDTTLLYNKLDSTLRGNVTDELAAVLDAATPDILLLAPAFPSNGRTTEDGVQLVDGDPVVETLTDSENLPATSSVVELLSSLAYPVETLPLDVVTKGTGHVRSKLAEIDRNRDGPVVVVADATTHTHLRSLADAASRLTATVAYAGSGGLAGALSRSTAVSGGQSVLGVVGSVSETSFGQLARVPDQAIVALDPETMLERPTEAASEAVGPVLAAQRAHGFAIVTSAPSSRAVDEVTRNADALGLDEHAVKDRIATTLRATVRGVHETRPLAGLFTTGGSTTIAVLDELDAESLELTGIELDDGIPLTRIRGGAADETLLVTKAGSFGDPTTIVNCLDFIGTP; from the coding sequence ATGACCGAGTTGAACGCAGTTGTTATTGCAGACGATATCACCGGAGCGAACGACACCGGGAGCCAGTTCGCCAGCCGTGGGTATCGGACGAACGTGGTGTTCGACCCAAGCGCACCGACGAGCTGCGACGTCCTCGTCGTCGATACGGAGACACGGGAAGCACCACCGGCAGCGGCGTACGAAACGGTTCGCGCCGCCGTGTCACAACACGACACCACGCTTCTGTACAACAAGCTCGACTCCACGCTCCGCGGGAACGTCACCGACGAACTGGCGGCGGTGCTCGACGCCGCGACGCCCGACATCCTGTTGCTTGCACCGGCGTTTCCCAGTAACGGGCGGACGACCGAAGACGGCGTCCAGTTGGTCGACGGTGACCCCGTGGTCGAGACGCTTACCGACTCAGAGAACCTGCCTGCAACGTCGTCGGTGGTCGAGCTGCTCTCATCGCTCGCGTATCCCGTCGAAACACTCCCGCTGGACGTCGTAACCAAGGGTACAGGACACGTCCGGTCGAAACTCGCCGAGATAGACCGCAACCGCGACGGGCCGGTAGTCGTCGTCGCCGACGCCACAACTCACACCCACCTTCGGTCGCTTGCCGACGCCGCCAGCCGACTCACAGCCACCGTCGCCTATGCGGGGAGTGGCGGACTCGCGGGGGCGTTGTCGCGTTCGACCGCAGTAAGTGGGGGCCAATCGGTCCTCGGCGTGGTCGGGAGCGTCAGCGAGACTTCGTTCGGGCAACTCGCGCGGGTTCCGGACCAAGCGATCGTTGCGCTGGACCCCGAGACGATGCTCGAGCGTCCAACGGAAGCGGCGTCCGAAGCTGTCGGCCCGGTTCTCGCCGCGCAGCGCGCTCACGGATTCGCCATCGTCACGTCGGCTCCGTCTTCTCGCGCCGTCGACGAAGTGACCCGGAACGCGGACGCGCTCGGACTCGACGAGCACGCCGTCAAAGATCGAATCGCGACGACGTTGCGTGCGACCGTCCGCGGAGTCCACGAGACACGGCCGTTGGCCGGTCTGTTCACGACTGGTGGCTCGACGACCATCGCGGTACTCGACGAACTCGACGCGGAGTCACTCGAACTGACGGGAATCGAACTCGACGACGGCATTCCACTCACCCGAATTCGCGGTGGAGCGGCCGACGAGACCCTCCTCGTGACCAAGGCGGGGTCGTTCGGTGACCCGACGACAATAGTTAATTGCCTCGACTTCATCGGTACGCCGTGA
- a CDS encoding ABC transporter substrate-binding protein, producing MRVVTDECSDVFKRVWEDAFAEFENKTGASVTLECGAEGQSIQERIIQLIQSGNPPELFPTSVTQSTQLQNQGTLAPMTDLVETVTDRLGMPHERSFLERDGEHYTIPFFAIPYLQWYREDIAESKPDSWENMVGWMEEASGSDEVTDATLLPWSTHYCSELVAQCFLRSNGANMATRNDDGEVVVSIDQGENRERWIEMLEFRKQLQPYTGPGSDIGCEERINALHTESSAHTTYGGARPKIQSIERERDFHEHIRAAPIPGPDGPGKFFGVIKSICSFQGSNTDMAKTFLDQFIFQPEYYERYINIQNAPLYPKQKEEIDMREKLPDSYTDADIEAWKSVTDAIPPAHETSPPNPYVDSIFTTRPGSTAISLVISEDMDPGKAVDQVAAKARESLNQAKGP from the coding sequence ATGCGCGTTGTCACCGACGAGTGTTCGGACGTGTTCAAGCGCGTCTGGGAAGACGCGTTCGCCGAGTTCGAAAACAAGACGGGCGCGTCCGTCACCCTCGAATGCGGCGCAGAGGGACAGAGCATTCAAGAGCGTATCATTCAGCTCATTCAGTCCGGCAACCCGCCGGAGCTGTTCCCGACATCGGTGACGCAATCGACGCAACTCCAGAACCAAGGGACGCTCGCTCCGATGACCGACTTAGTCGAGACGGTCACGGACCGATTAGGCATGCCCCACGAGCGGTCGTTCCTCGAACGCGACGGCGAACACTACACGATTCCCTTCTTCGCGATTCCGTACCTGCAGTGGTACCGAGAGGACATCGCCGAGTCGAAACCAGACTCCTGGGAGAACATGGTTGGCTGGATGGAGGAAGCCAGTGGTTCGGACGAGGTGACCGACGCGACGCTGCTTCCGTGGTCGACGCACTACTGTAGCGAACTCGTCGCTCAGTGTTTCCTCCGAAGTAACGGTGCGAACATGGCGACTCGAAACGATGACGGTGAGGTTGTGGTCTCGATCGACCAGGGAGAGAACCGCGAGCGCTGGATCGAAATGCTCGAATTCCGCAAGCAACTCCAGCCCTACACCGGCCCCGGTTCGGACATCGGCTGTGAAGAGCGGATCAACGCACTTCATACTGAGTCGTCGGCGCATACGACGTACGGTGGTGCGCGGCCGAAGATTCAGTCCATCGAACGCGAGCGTGACTTCCACGAGCATATTCGCGCCGCTCCGATCCCGGGGCCAGACGGACCGGGGAAGTTCTTCGGCGTCATCAAGTCCATCTGCTCGTTCCAGGGGTCGAACACGGACATGGCCAAGACGTTCCTCGATCAGTTCATCTTCCAGCCGGAGTACTACGAGCGCTACATCAACATTCAGAACGCGCCGCTGTACCCGAAACAGAAAGAGGAGATCGACATGCGCGAGAAGCTTCCGGACTCCTACACCGACGCGGATATCGAGGCGTGGAAGTCGGTGACCGACGCGATTCCACCGGCACACGAGACGAGTCCGCCGAACCCGTACGTCGATTCCATCTTCACGACTCGGCCGGGCTCGACTGCCATCTCACTCGTGATCAGCGAGGACATGGACCCGGGCAAGGCAGTCGACCAAGTCGCAGCGAAGGCTCGCGAGTCGCTGAACCAGGCGAAGGGGCCATGA
- a CDS encoding dihydrodipicolinate synthase family protein, producing MKHELHGVNPPLITPLDADGQLDEDAFRDEIRYHLDAGVSGVVVGGSTGEGMRMTDDQLKQLYDVAVDEVDGDVPVVAGVIARQTREATVKAELARDAGADFIMAMPPTGYVGSHMADNDSIRDYYRAIADVSELPIVIYDVMSLLDLDAELVGDLVRDIPEVVGIKVSSTLGNLTHYLRAIGDDGFVLGGMSIGQFPTYTLGVNGGIVGISSVCPRISVQIWEATQRGDYDRARDLHFALVPLIRAAMENYESNFPAGEKTAIDVLGRDAGCLFHPFDGVEDGDEKRAAIEDAVSQMHDRGTREIVHADD from the coding sequence ATGAAACACGAACTACACGGCGTAAATCCACCGCTTATCACCCCGCTCGACGCCGACGGTCAGTTGGACGAAGACGCGTTCAGAGATGAGATTCGCTACCATCTCGATGCTGGCGTCTCAGGCGTCGTCGTCGGCGGAAGCACCGGCGAAGGGATGCGAATGACCGACGACCAACTCAAGCAACTCTACGACGTCGCGGTCGACGAAGTGGACGGCGACGTTCCCGTGGTCGCGGGAGTCATCGCACGACAGACGCGCGAGGCCACCGTAAAAGCGGAACTGGCTCGTGACGCGGGTGCGGACTTCATCATGGCGATGCCACCGACGGGGTACGTCGGCTCGCACATGGCCGACAACGACTCGATCCGCGACTACTACCGCGCAATTGCGGATGTTTCCGAGTTACCAATCGTCATCTACGACGTCATGTCGTTGCTCGACCTCGACGCGGAACTCGTCGGTGACCTCGTCCGGGACATCCCGGAAGTCGTCGGCATCAAAGTCAGCAGCACGCTCGGCAATCTGACGCACTATCTCCGAGCCATCGGCGATGACGGCTTCGTGCTTGGCGGGATGAGCATCGGCCAGTTCCCAACGTACACATTGGGTGTCAACGGCGGAATCGTGGGTATCAGTAGTGTCTGTCCACGCATCTCCGTCCAAATCTGGGAAGCCACACAACGTGGCGATTACGACCGTGCCCGAGACCTTCATTTCGCGCTTGTCCCGCTCATCCGCGCCGCGATGGAGAACTACGAATCGAACTTCCCCGCTGGCGAGAAAACGGCGATCGACGTGCTCGGACGCGATGCGGGCTGTCTCTTCCATCCCTTCGACGGAGTCGAAGACGGTGACGAGAAGCGCGCGGCCATTGAGGACGCAGTCTCACAGATGCACGACCGAGGAACGAGAGAAATCGTCCACGCCGACGATTAG
- a CDS encoding aldo/keto reductase, with protein sequence MVFSEPRVGFGTWQNTDPEACAESVRTALEMGYRHIDTAQLYENEAYVGDGIERADVDREEITLGTKLWPGDLASDRVHDAVDESLERLGVDYLDILYVHWPAKDYDAVDTLGAFSELRDEGLIRHLGVSNFTPELLDEAQAACDAPIDVNQVELHPLLPQPDLLEYCRGHDIEVVAYSPLARGRVFEIPEITDIARENGLSEAQVAIAWLLSKDGVNPIPKASSEAHIRGNLEATDVELTAEELDRIDDINRELRIADRDWVDW encoded by the coding sequence ATGGTATTTAGCGAGCCAAGAGTAGGCTTCGGGACGTGGCAGAACACTGATCCGGAGGCCTGTGCCGAAAGCGTACGAACGGCACTAGAGATGGGCTACCGACACATCGATACCGCACAGCTGTATGAAAACGAAGCCTACGTGGGCGATGGAATCGAACGAGCGGACGTCGACCGAGAGGAGATTACCCTTGGGACGAAGCTCTGGCCGGGGGACCTCGCGTCTGACCGTGTCCACGACGCAGTCGACGAGAGTCTCGAACGTCTTGGCGTGGACTATCTCGACATCCTCTACGTTCACTGGCCAGCGAAGGACTACGACGCCGTCGACACGCTCGGCGCGTTTTCGGAGCTTAGAGACGAGGGGCTGATTCGGCATCTCGGCGTGAGTAATTTCACTCCCGAACTGCTGGACGAGGCACAGGCGGCCTGCGATGCCCCAATCGACGTCAACCAGGTCGAGCTTCATCCACTCCTCCCGCAACCGGACCTCCTCGAGTACTGTCGCGGTCACGACATCGAAGTCGTCGCCTACTCCCCGCTCGCCCGCGGGAGGGTCTTCGAGATTCCGGAGATCACCGACATCGCCCGTGAAAACGGCCTCAGCGAGGCACAGGTCGCCATCGCGTGGCTGCTCTCGAAAGACGGCGTTAATCCCATCCCGAAGGCGTCGAGCGAGGCGCACATTCGAGGGAATCTCGAAGCCACGGACGTCGAACTCACCGCTGAGGAACTCGACCGTATCGACGATATCAACCGCGAGCTTCGAATCGCCGACCGAGACTGGGTCGACTGGTAA
- a CDS encoding carbohydrate ABC transporter permease, with protein MSTINKHGSRARELRDEVFEFLSKKKVLTALTILPPMLLFTFVNLVPIIGVIGASFFNINAFSNEWQWIGTANFESLLTSDSFYDALNRSVIYAGGSVVIQVIFGTTLALLLNRSFKFVNIARTFAILPYLIPNAVIGFMALWMLNSQWGIVNQLAVQIGLTQGYVSFFGDQGSAMLAAILTSSWKDSIFVTVMVLARLQAIPESFYEAAKMSGATAYQRFRDITLPNLKGVFFIVLLLRAVWMFNTFDYIWVLTQGGPRGATTTAPIYAYNIAFGTSRLGIAAAVSTVLFLVLLVAAVLYFRIFEPSEEVRAE; from the coding sequence ATGAGTACAATCAACAAGCATGGCTCCCGGGCTCGAGAGTTACGAGACGAGGTGTTCGAGTTCCTCTCAAAAAAGAAGGTATTGACCGCGCTGACGATTCTCCCGCCGATGCTACTCTTCACGTTCGTGAATCTCGTTCCGATTATCGGCGTCATCGGCGCGAGTTTCTTCAACATCAACGCCTTCTCGAACGAGTGGCAGTGGATCGGGACTGCGAACTTCGAGTCGCTCCTGACGAGCGACTCGTTCTACGATGCGCTCAACCGGTCGGTGATATACGCGGGTGGCTCGGTCGTCATTCAGGTGATTTTCGGGACGACTCTCGCGCTATTGCTCAACCGGTCGTTCAAGTTCGTGAATATCGCGCGCACGTTCGCAATTCTCCCGTACCTCATCCCGAACGCCGTCATCGGCTTCATGGCGCTCTGGATGCTCAATTCGCAGTGGGGAATCGTCAACCAGCTCGCCGTCCAGATCGGTCTCACCCAAGGGTACGTGTCGTTCTTCGGAGACCAAGGATCGGCGATGCTCGCGGCGATTCTCACGAGTAGTTGGAAAGACTCTATCTTCGTCACGGTGATGGTGCTCGCTCGACTGCAGGCTATCCCCGAGAGCTTCTATGAGGCGGCGAAGATGTCCGGTGCGACGGCCTACCAGCGATTCCGAGATATCACCCTGCCGAACCTGAAGGGTGTGTTCTTTATCGTGCTGCTGCTGCGTGCGGTGTGGATGTTCAACACCTTCGACTACATCTGGGTCCTCACGCAAGGAGGACCGCGAGGAGCGACGACGACCGCACCCATCTACGCGTACAACATCGCCTTCGGGACGAGTCGGCTCGGCATCGCCGCGGCCGTTTCGACCGTGCTGTTCCTCGTCTTGTTGGTCGCGGCAGTGTTGTACTTCCGGATCTTCGAGCCGTCTGAGGAGGTGCGTGCAGAATGA
- a CDS encoding carbohydrate ABC transporter permease has product MSIRNDIGRKWSNVKQRTVDKPWNPLTHLSHQGRSTGWNLTLNALLVLQLFVVIFPIFWMVSTALRPTDMIYNVPQTLLPQIFSVENFVNTFEGTNFPTYFKNSMILSVGVVVVTTSMSTLAGYGLTRIDIPHKKTFARIILFGYMFPQILLAIPMFIFWSRIGLINSHLGLILAVTATALPFGIWLMWKFFQNVPISLEESAQMAGASPFRAFYEIALPMAKPGVIAVAIFSYATAWGAYTIPRIIMPTSENWPLTVGIHMFTIQKQTLWGEVMAASVMMVIPAFIFVFALQKYLLEGFEVGGQM; this is encoded by the coding sequence ATGAGCATTCGTAACGACATCGGACGCAAGTGGTCGAACGTCAAACAGCGGACCGTGGACAAGCCGTGGAACCCGCTGACGCACCTCTCGCACCAGGGTCGGTCGACGGGGTGGAACTTGACGCTGAACGCCCTGTTGGTGCTGCAGCTGTTCGTCGTCATCTTCCCCATCTTCTGGATGGTCAGTACGGCGCTACGGCCGACGGACATGATTTACAACGTTCCGCAAACGCTGCTACCGCAGATATTCTCCGTCGAGAACTTCGTCAACACGTTCGAGGGGACGAACTTCCCGACGTACTTCAAAAACAGCATGATTCTCTCGGTGGGCGTCGTCGTGGTCACGACATCGATGTCGACGCTGGCTGGCTACGGGCTCACGCGCATCGACATCCCACACAAGAAGACGTTCGCGAGAATCATTCTTTTCGGGTACATGTTCCCGCAGATTCTGCTCGCGATCCCGATGTTCATCTTCTGGAGTCGCATCGGCCTCATCAACAGCCACCTCGGCCTCATCTTGGCGGTTACCGCGACCGCCTTGCCGTTCGGCATCTGGTTGATGTGGAAGTTCTTCCAGAACGTTCCCATCTCGCTCGAAGAGTCCGCCCAGATGGCGGGCGCGTCGCCGTTCCGGGCGTTCTACGAGATCGCACTACCGATGGCGAAACCCGGTGTCATCGCGGTAGCCATCTTCTCGTATGCAACGGCGTGGGGTGCGTACACGATTCCCCGAATCATCATGCCGACGAGTGAAAACTGGCCGCTCACCGTGGGTATCCACATGTTCACGATTCAGAAACAGACTCTCTGGGGAGAGGTCATGGCCGCGAGCGTGATGATGGTAATCCCGGCGTTCATCTTCGTCTTCGCGCTCCAGAAGTACCTCCTCGAAGGGTTCGAAGTCGGCGGACAGATGTAA
- a CDS encoding ABC transporter ATP-binding protein — protein sequence MTIEVSSLRKEFSSPSGTITAVDSIDFSIDEGDFFTFVGPSGCGKTTTLRCIAGLETPTSGSIRFDGEDMTGKPAHKRNLAMMFQNIALYPHMKVKENISYPLKVRNVPKQERHENAEEAADIMQIRELLEKYPGELSGGQQQRAALARTIVHEPEAFLMDEPLSDLDAKLKVEIRKEIQRVHDRVEKPTIYVTHDQEEAMTMSDRIAVFNDGGIEQIGTPDELYQRPANRFVANFIGNPSMNFFDGTVDRASGETVVVSVDGRDVELQVVDSTAVGVGDGVTVGVRPEDVRLDRNDGDLEGEITLIERIGKQMLATIEGPQGEVRVTLPADNSYQKGEVVRLAIETRATHLFDSGSDDVVTRGPDV from the coding sequence ATGACTATTGAGGTTAGCTCCCTGCGAAAAGAATTCAGTTCGCCGTCCGGAACGATCACGGCCGTCGATAGTATCGACTTCAGCATCGACGAAGGCGATTTCTTCACGTTCGTCGGCCCGTCCGGGTGTGGGAAGACGACGACGCTCCGTTGTATCGCGGGCCTCGAAACGCCGACGAGCGGGAGTATCCGGTTCGACGGCGAGGACATGACGGGGAAACCGGCTCACAAGCGGAATCTGGCGATGATGTTCCAGAACATCGCCCTCTACCCACACATGAAGGTGAAAGAGAACATCTCCTACCCGCTGAAAGTCCGGAACGTTCCGAAGCAAGAGCGACACGAGAACGCCGAAGAGGCCGCGGACATCATGCAGATTCGAGAACTACTGGAGAAGTACCCCGGCGAACTCAGCGGTGGCCAGCAACAGCGGGCGGCCTTGGCGCGAACCATCGTCCACGAACCGGAGGCGTTCCTGATGGACGAGCCGCTGAGCGACCTCGACGCGAAGCTCAAAGTCGAGATTCGCAAGGAAATCCAGCGCGTCCACGACCGCGTGGAGAAGCCGACAATCTACGTGACGCACGACCAAGAGGAGGCGATGACGATGAGCGACCGTATCGCGGTGTTCAACGACGGCGGCATCGAGCAGATCGGGACGCCCGACGAACTCTACCAGCGGCCGGCGAACCGGTTCGTGGCGAACTTCATCGGCAACCCGTCGATGAACTTCTTCGACGGCACCGTCGACCGCGCGAGCGGCGAGACGGTCGTCGTATCGGTCGACGGTCGAGACGTCGAGCTTCAGGTGGTCGACTCCACGGCGGTCGGCGTCGGCGACGGCGTCACGGTTGGCGTCCGGCCCGAAGACGTCAGGCTCGACCGGAACGACGGTGATCTCGAAGGCGAAATCACCCTCATCGAGCGGATCGGAAAGCAGATGCTGGCGACCATCGAGGGCCCGCAGGGCGAAGTCAGGGTGACGCTCCCGGCCGACAACTCCTACCAAAAAGGCGAGGTGGTTCGCCTCGCTATCGAGACTCGGGCGACGCATCTCTTCGATTCCGGCTCCGACGACGTCGTGACCCGCGGCCCGGACGTATGA
- a CDS encoding sialidase family protein, translating to MLDSPKRVESAEHTVVYHGDGEFSAWPFNGGMWKTDDGVVVAFINHDCDYSVPENLHDAKVVRYGSVVSPTENKQNQLSHARIETYGAIRAMRTIDGGDTWTDDGVISDNVETSEQVLYNETPDIEPHDFSNRDTLMACWSSPHSAASDAVPWVKLSDDGGDSWSDAKRLPMFDFERIQGRPSYITREDGTLLLMLTGKTGSDPHDVPIVYASFDGGQNWTFLSQIDGSEKYRMLCPSPVLLEDGTLVAAVRCKISVDCEWTEIYRSTDDGRNWSFVSRVNDLGAPSKLLEYDGSLVCIYGYRHPPYGIRARVSHDDGATWSREWILRDDGANYDLGYPRAAVLDDGTILATYYFNEQDDDVAVDGGPRHIAATRFDPTELLTER from the coding sequence ATGCTAGATTCACCCAAGAGAGTCGAGAGTGCCGAACACACCGTCGTCTACCACGGTGACGGCGAGTTCTCGGCGTGGCCCTTCAACGGCGGGATGTGGAAGACCGACGATGGCGTAGTCGTCGCGTTCATCAACCACGACTGCGATTACTCGGTGCCCGAGAACCTCCACGACGCCAAGGTCGTTCGCTACGGGAGCGTCGTCTCCCCGACCGAGAACAAGCAGAATCAGCTGAGCCACGCACGCATCGAGACCTACGGCGCTATCCGTGCGATGCGAACGATCGACGGCGGCGACACGTGGACGGACGACGGGGTCATCTCGGATAACGTCGAGACCTCCGAACAGGTGCTCTACAACGAGACTCCGGACATCGAGCCCCACGACTTCTCGAATCGGGATACCCTCATGGCCTGCTGGTCGTCTCCGCATTCAGCGGCCTCGGACGCGGTTCCCTGGGTGAAGCTGTCCGACGACGGTGGGGACTCGTGGAGCGACGCGAAGCGCCTCCCGATGTTCGACTTCGAGCGAATACAGGGCCGTCCGTCGTACATCACTCGCGAAGACGGTACGCTCCTGTTGATGCTGACGGGGAAGACGGGAAGCGACCCCCACGACGTGCCAATCGTGTACGCGTCGTTCGATGGGGGGCAGAACTGGACGTTCCTGTCGCAGATCGACGGGAGCGAGAAGTACCGCATGCTGTGTCCCTCGCCAGTCCTGCTCGAGGACGGGACGCTCGTCGCGGCCGTTCGGTGTAAGATATCAGTCGACTGCGAGTGGACCGAAATCTATCGCTCGACCGACGACGGGCGCAACTGGTCGTTCGTCTCGCGCGTGAACGACCTCGGCGCACCGAGCAAACTCCTTGAGTACGACGGGTCGCTCGTGTGCATCTACGGCTACCGCCACCCGCCGTACGGCATCCGCGCCCGCGTGAGTCACGACGACGGTGCCACGTGGAGCCGCGAATGGATTCTCCGCGACGACGGCGCGAACTACGACCTCGGCTACCCGCGGGCGGCCGTGCTCGACGACGGGACCATCCTCGCCACGTACTATTTCAACGAACAGGACGACGACGTCGCTGTCGACGGGGGTCCACGACACATCGCGGCCACTCGATTCGACCCGACAGAACTACTCACCGAGCGGTGA